One part of the Rutidosis leptorrhynchoides isolate AG116_Rl617_1_P2 chromosome 1, CSIRO_AGI_Rlap_v1, whole genome shotgun sequence genome encodes these proteins:
- the LOC139844837 gene encoding uncharacterized mitochondrial protein AtMg00810-like, which produces MAQLSCSPLHHALLTTREPKGFKSASKHPVWFQAMEEEIDALHVNRTWDLVPRPPQGNIVGSKCVFRTKFNADGTVDRLKARLVAQGLTQVPSLDYSVTFSPVMKASTVGIILSLAMLHKWHLHQLDAKNAFLNGHLTEIFLWSNLLVLLILDFRDIRADPSLFVYKKGTCVLYLLVYVDDIILTGNNSSIIDGFITRLHQEFAIKDLGKLSYFLGLEVTYTDSRLFLSQSKYAYDILVRAQLLDSKPISTLLPTVASFTTGGIPFDDPTYYSSLVGALQYLTITRPDISYAVNQVSQFLHAPTLDHFQAVKHIIHYIKGTLHYGLIFHRSPNTSNLGYSDADWARYIETRRSTYGYSIFLGCNLVSWSAKKKPTVARSSCESEYRVLAKTAAEIVWITHLLRELYILPPDRPTILCDKKVPPFSVRILFLTNDLST; this is translated from the exons ATGGCACAACTCTCTTGCTCTCCACTTCATCATGCTTTGCTTACTACTCGTGAACCAAAGGGGTTTAAGTCGGCATCTAAACATCCTGTTTGGTTCCAAGCTATGGAAGAGGAGATTGATGCCTTACATGTGAATCGTACTTGGGATCTCGTTCCTCGACCACCACAAGGTAATATAGTTGGTTCAAAGTGCGTGTTTCGTACAAAATTCAATGCCGATGGTACTGTTGATCGACTTAAAGCTCGTCTTGTTGCTCAAGGATTAACTCAAGTTCCTAGTCTTGATTATTCTGTGACTTTCAGTCCAGTTATGAAAGCTTCAACTGTGGGTATTATTCTTTCTTTAGCTATGCTTcataaatggcatttacatcaactaGATGCTAAAAATGCGTTCTTGAATGGTCATCTTACTGAAATTTTCTTATGGAGCAACCTCCTGGTTTTATTGATCCTAGATTTTCGAGACAT TCGTGCGGACCCTTCTTTGTTTGTTTATAAAAAGGGTACGTGTGTTCTTTATCTActcgtttatgttgatgatattattctTACCGGAAATAATTCTTCCATCATTGATGGCTTCATTACACGTCTTCATCAGGAATTTGCTATCAAAGATCTTGGAAAACTAAGCTATTTTCTAGGCCTCGAAGTTACGTATACAGACTCGAGATTGTTTCTTAGTCAATCTAAATATGCATATGATATTTTAGTTCGTGCTCAGTTGTTGGATAGTAAACCTATTTCCACACTTCTACCAACTGTCGCTTCATTTACCACTGGTGGGATTCCATTTGATGATCCCACTTATTATAGCTCGCTTGTTGGTGCTTTGCAGTATCTCACTATTACTCGTCCGGACATCTCTTATGCGGTTAATCAAGTTAGTCAATTTCTTCATGCTCCGACTCTTGATCATTTTCAGGCTGTAAAACACATTATTCATTATATTAAGGGCACGCTACATTATGGGTTGATTTTTCATCGTTCTCCAAACACTTCCAATCTTGGTTATTCTGATGCCGATTGGGCTCGCTATATTGAAACACGAAGGTCCACTTATGGGTATTCTATCTTTCTTGGTTGTAATTTAGTTAGTTGGAGTGCTAAAAAGAAACCAACTGTTGCTCGTTCGAGCTGTGAATCTGAGTATCGGGTATTGGCAAAGACTGCTGCTGAGATTGTGTGGATTACGCATCTTTTGCGTGAGCTTTATATATTGCCTCCTGATCGTCCGACTATTTTATGTGATAAAAAAGTGCCCCCTTTCTCAGTCAGAATCCTATTTCTCACAAACGATCTAAGCACATAG